The following proteins are encoded in a genomic region of Streptococcus constellatus subsp. constellatus:
- a CDS encoding alpha/beta fold hydrolase: MSSTKGKTLYFNDKSMDYVTFEKGKKPLLIIPGLGDGLATVKGMGQMLALVYRGFAAAYQVYVFSRINELPENYTTRDMATDIAEAMDVLGLKTVAVIGISQGGMIAQWLAADFPERVEKLILTVTTAKLNNLGRERITRWLELSQTGAYKELIFDIASHSYTAKSFGKFNYLYRIMGIFGRIKDKQRIAIQAISCLRHDSLAVLGKSKCPTLIIGAEEDDVLGVGASLELHQHIKDSQITILPDCGHALYEQHKDFQKRVLVFLES; this comes from the coding sequence ATGTCTTCAACAAAAGGGAAAACCTTATATTTTAACGATAAGAGCATGGACTATGTGACCTTTGAAAAAGGTAAGAAACCTCTGCTCATCATTCCAGGTCTAGGGGATGGTTTGGCGACTGTTAAGGGAATGGGGCAAATGCTTGCTCTAGTTTATAGAGGATTCGCAGCAGCTTACCAGGTCTATGTTTTTAGCCGAATCAATGAATTGCCAGAAAATTATACAACACGAGATATGGCGACTGATATAGCTGAAGCTATGGATGTTTTAGGTCTGAAAACGGTAGCTGTCATAGGAATTTCCCAAGGCGGTATGATTGCCCAATGGTTGGCAGCAGACTTCCCGGAAAGAGTTGAAAAATTGATTTTGACAGTTACAACTGCGAAACTGAATAATCTTGGTAGGGAGAGGATTACTCGCTGGCTTGAATTGAGTCAGACTGGAGCCTATAAAGAACTGATATTTGATATTGCAAGTCACTCTTATACGGCTAAATCTTTTGGAAAATTCAATTACCTTTATCGGATAATGGGAATCTTTGGTCGCATTAAAGATAAACAGCGGATTGCTATTCAGGCCATCTCATGCTTAAGACATGATAGTCTGGCTGTTTTGGGAAAGAGCAAGTGTCCTACGCTAATCATCGGAGCAGAAGAAGATGATGTTCTAGGTGTGGGAGCTTCGCTCGAATTGCATCAACATATCAAAGATAGTCAGATCACTATTTTACCAGACTGTGGCCACGCACTCTATGAACAGCATAAGGATTTCCAAAAGAGAGTTTTAGTATTTTTAGAAAGTTAA
- the truB gene encoding tRNA pseudouridine(55) synthase TruB: MNGIINLRKEAGMTSHDAVFKLRKILKTKKVGHGGTLDPDVVGVLPIAVGKATRLVEFMQEEGKVYEGEITLGCSTTTEDASGDILERTPVTELLEEVLIDEAIESMTGEIRQIPPMYSAVKINGRKLYEYARAGQEVERPERQVTIYSFERTSPISYEDEKARFRFRVKCSKGTYVRTLSVDLGVKLGLASHMSQLTRISSAGMSLEDALTLDEIAERVAEEDFSFLQPLELGIGDLVKIDLTKEQAEDVRFGRFIDVNSNETQVAGFFQGKLLAILEKRDEEYKPRKVFL; this comes from the coding sequence ATGAACGGAATTATCAACTTAAGAAAAGAAGCGGGCATGACCTCGCATGATGCGGTATTTAAGCTGCGCAAGATTTTAAAAACTAAGAAAGTCGGTCATGGAGGTACCTTGGATCCAGATGTGGTCGGGGTGCTTCCGATTGCTGTGGGCAAGGCGACGCGCTTGGTCGAGTTCATGCAGGAGGAAGGCAAGGTCTACGAGGGGGAGATTACCCTGGGCTGCTCAACGACAACAGAGGATGCCAGTGGAGACATCCTTGAGCGGACTCCGGTGACGGAGCTTTTAGAAGAAGTTCTCATTGATGAAGCGATAGAGTCCATGACTGGTGAGATTCGCCAGATTCCGCCTATGTACTCAGCAGTCAAGATCAATGGCCGCAAGCTTTATGAGTATGCAAGAGCGGGTCAAGAAGTGGAGCGGCCAGAGCGGCAGGTGACCATCTATAGTTTTGAGCGCACCAGTCCGATTTCCTATGAAGATGAAAAAGCCCGCTTTCGTTTTCGAGTGAAGTGCAGCAAGGGGACCTATGTCCGGACCCTGTCTGTTGATTTAGGAGTCAAGCTTGGCTTGGCTAGTCACATGTCTCAGCTGACACGGATTTCCTCGGCAGGTATGAGTTTAGAAGATGCCTTGACCTTGGATGAAATAGCAGAGCGAGTAGCAGAGGAGGATTTTTCCTTCCTCCAACCACTCGAATTGGGTATAGGGGATTTGGTTAAGATAGACCTTACAAAAGAACAGGCAGAGGATGTGCGATTTGGTCGATTTATTGATGTGAATTCTAATGAAACTCAAGTAGCTGGATTTTTCCAGGGGAAATTGCTTGCTATTCTAGAAAAGCGTGACGAAGAATATAAACCTAGAAAAGTGTTTCTTTAA